The following nucleotide sequence is from Pseudochaenichthys georgianus chromosome 17, fPseGeo1.2, whole genome shotgun sequence.
AACGAACatatcattgatttgttcatctTGGATGTCGAATAAACAACAATGTGAAAGTCTACATTTGTAATATCCAGTATCTTAGCAAGTTTCGGAGATGGAATTTTAAGTTTGCTATAATGTTCATCGAAAGGAAATAGACTCTTTGAGTAATttgggtggctcttaaaagagccgttgttgTTCCAGGTATGTCAGGGTGTAATGTTTAACCTCCGAAGCCGTACAGAGTGCGGCCCTGCCTCTTCAGGGCATACACCACATCCATGGCGGTCACGGTCTTTCTCTTGGCGTGCTCGGTGTAGGTGACGGCATCACGGATAACATTCTCCAGGAACACCTTCAGCACCCCACGGGTCTCCTCGTAGATCAGACCGGAGATACGCTTCACTCCGCCACGGCGAGCCAGACGGCGGATAGCGGGCTTGGTGATGCCCTGGATGTTATCACGGAGAACTTTGCGGTGACGCTTGGCGCCTCCTTTGCCGAGTCCCTTTCCTCCTTTTCCTCTTCCACTCATTTTCAGATATTGTTATGTCAGCTCGTTCAGAACGAAAGAGTAGAATAAAAATGACCGGCAGTATTTATACATTCACTGCGGACCTAAGAGAAGACGGAGAGCGGGAACGCTGCTGGGCGGGGCCAACGCTGCAGCCTCCACATTATCTTTCAAAAAATGTTCTCTTCCTTCTAATATTGTTTATAATATAAATCAAACGTTTAGTATAAAGCCTGACTGAATTATATAATTCAGTCAAGCTTTATACTAAACGTTTGATGATTAAACGTGTgttaatatgtaataaaaccCTCACATGCTGAATAACATTTATAATTGAAAAAATACCCTTTCTGAGATTAACATTACAGACTGGCAGGTGTCACTACGGATGGATGTCCGAATTTGACAGGGAAAAATATTGGGCTTTTGAAAACTCAACGCAGAGCAGAAATTGGTGTTTATACATTGTATTATTCATCAGCAAGCGTTGTGCAAGTCAGTGCTAAAACTTAGCCATGTGG
It contains:
- the LOC117461942 gene encoding histone H4, which encodes MSGRGKGGKGLGKGGAKRHRKVLRDNIQGITKPAIRRLARRGGVKRISGLIYEETRGVLKVFLENVIRDAVTYTEHAKRKTVTAMDVVYALKRQGRTLYGFGG